The Amycolatopsis mongoliensis genome includes a window with the following:
- a CDS encoding antitoxin, with protein MNLFDKAKEALGNNPDKADQGVDKAAEAAKQRFGDHADKIDQGSDKVKDFLHKQGGGQQDAPPQ; from the coding sequence ATGAATCTGTTCGACAAGGCGAAGGAAGCGCTCGGGAACAACCCGGACAAGGCCGACCAGGGTGTGGACAAGGCCGCCGAAGCCGCCAAGCAGCGGTTCGGCGACCACGCCGACAAGATCGACCAGGGCTCGGACAAGGTGAAGGACTTCCTGCACAAGCAGGGCGGCGGCCAGCAGGACGCGCCCCCGCAGTGA
- a CDS encoding VanZ family protein: protein MVATYLVPVRTALILFPFLVLAVMLPAAFVSYRRRGRAGGWPTFVFYAFLFYLLAIATQTVLPLPADPAYCAGHTYASSPQLRPFYFVEVVSQRARGHWSPGALLHNPAVWTTALNVVMLAPLGFYVRYAQRMRLVPTALIGFGVSLFFELTQLTGLWFVYPCPYRLFSVDDLILNTAGVVVGWLVAGPLGRLLPSPEPEHDRRRYAEKVTFTRRLFALATDLLGFAALLGFLFGLLTLFGEDLKHRDTPVVILALVWFVVLPAVTGSTPGKRAMLLRVVRRGRRRAGPIALLVRNGVLLSPLWLAWLLLDLDHWDLGRHPEQLLLPVALAAAVFVVGVWTPLAVLLDGEHRAPYERLTRTVNVAIVPPAAPVPEPAAEPARPKEVLKGR, encoded by the coding sequence GTGGTCGCCACCTACCTCGTCCCCGTCCGGACCGCCCTCATCCTCTTCCCGTTCCTCGTGCTGGCCGTCATGCTCCCGGCCGCCTTCGTCAGCTACCGCCGGCGGGGCCGCGCCGGCGGATGGCCGACGTTCGTCTTCTACGCGTTCCTGTTCTACCTGCTGGCGATCGCCACGCAGACGGTGCTGCCGCTGCCCGCCGACCCGGCGTACTGCGCGGGGCACACCTACGCGAGTTCTCCGCAGCTGCGGCCCTTCTACTTCGTCGAGGTGGTTTCGCAGCGCGCCCGCGGGCACTGGAGCCCCGGTGCGCTGCTGCACAACCCGGCGGTGTGGACCACCGCGCTCAACGTCGTGATGCTCGCACCGCTCGGGTTCTACGTCCGGTACGCGCAGCGGATGCGGCTCGTGCCCACGGCGCTGATCGGCTTCGGCGTGTCGCTGTTCTTCGAACTGACGCAGCTGACCGGCCTGTGGTTCGTCTACCCGTGCCCGTACCGGCTGTTCAGCGTCGACGACCTGATCCTCAACACCGCGGGCGTCGTCGTGGGCTGGCTGGTGGCCGGCCCGCTCGGCCGGCTGCTGCCTTCGCCGGAGCCGGAGCACGACCGCCGCCGCTACGCCGAGAAGGTCACGTTCACCCGGCGGCTGTTCGCGCTGGCCACCGACCTGCTCGGGTTCGCCGCGCTGCTCGGCTTCCTGTTCGGCCTGCTGACGCTGTTCGGCGAGGACCTGAAGCACCGCGACACGCCGGTCGTGATCCTCGCGCTCGTCTGGTTCGTGGTGCTGCCCGCGGTCACCGGTTCGACGCCCGGGAAGCGGGCGATGCTGCTGCGCGTCGTGCGGCGGGGCCGCCGCCGGGCCGGGCCGATCGCGCTACTGGTCCGCAACGGCGTCCTGCTCTCGCCGCTGTGGCTCGCCTGGCTGCTGCTGGACCTGGACCACTGGGACCTCGGCAGGCACCCCGAGCAGCTGCTGCTGCCGGTCGCGCTGGCCGCGGCGGTGTTCGTCGTGGGCGTCTGGACGCCGCTGGCGGTGCTGCTCGACGGCGAGCACCGGGCGCCCTACGAACGGCTGACCCGGACGGTCAACGTCGCCATCGTGCCCCCGGCCGCCCCGGTGCCCGAACCGGCGGCCGAACCCGCCCGCCCGAAGGAAGTCCTTAAAGGACGGTGA
- a CDS encoding STAS domain-containing protein — protein sequence MTTDAVRPRQRFSGDGWSLDLREDGDLESYALRGEFDFAVSPKLAELLPADPGARRIVLDMTEVEYCDSSCLQVLLRLSGRLREAGGRLAVVTTVPAVVRPIELLGLGDVMPLHPDIGAVRASWGEET from the coding sequence ATGACCACCGATGCAGTGCGGCCCCGGCAGCGGTTCTCCGGTGACGGCTGGTCCCTCGATCTCCGCGAAGACGGCGACCTCGAGAGCTACGCCCTGCGTGGCGAGTTCGACTTCGCGGTCTCGCCGAAGCTCGCCGAACTGCTCCCGGCCGATCCCGGCGCCCGCCGCATCGTGCTCGACATGACCGAGGTCGAGTACTGCGACTCCAGCTGCCTGCAGGTCCTGCTGCGGCTGAGCGGCCGGCTGCGCGAAGCCGGCGGCCGGCTGGCCGTCGTCACGACCGTGCCCGCCGTGGTCCGGCCGATCGAGCTGCTCGGCCTCGGCGACGTCATGCCGCTGCACCCGGACATCGGCGCGGTGCGCGCCTCCTGGGGCGAAGAAACATGA
- a CDS encoding ATP-binding protein, translated as MNLRAIRHELGITAELTELAKVRHWVRTVLRGLPANVVSTAVMVVDELTSNALRHGRAPYHVRLLTGAAKLRIEVDDGGGEPARRRMPSDQGGRGLLLVERCAAAWGQLRRPSGKTLWAELATDDPAGAHG; from the coding sequence GTGAACCTGCGAGCGATCCGGCACGAACTCGGCATCACCGCCGAGCTCACCGAGCTGGCCAAGGTCCGCCACTGGGTCCGCACGGTCCTGCGCGGACTGCCGGCCAACGTCGTCAGCACCGCGGTCATGGTGGTGGACGAGCTGACGTCCAACGCGCTGCGCCACGGCCGCGCGCCCTACCACGTGCGCCTGCTGACCGGCGCCGCCAAGCTGCGGATCGAGGTCGACGACGGCGGGGGCGAGCCGGCCCGCCGCCGGATGCCGTCCGACCAGGGCGGCCGCGGGCTCCTGCTGGTGGAGCGCTGCGCGGCGGCCTGGGGCCAGCTGCGCCGGCCCAGCGGCAAGACGCTGTGGGCCGAGCTGGCCACCGACGACCCGGCGGGCGCCCATGGCTGA
- a CDS encoding PP2C family protein-serine/threonine phosphatase: MADPVRTAARVPDTGDRGWAAAPMAALCADADGVVLALNEAARTLFPAAGPGRRLSDTVADWLAGAHDRRAGEVVRGEAGERAFAAHPIPHGEAVTWWLVDETDARVAQDALVREQERTAFLSDASAALLGSLNLERCMEVAARLAAQHLADAALVLAPTTGGTYPAVSCVRGEEPTRSRLEIDPDDLPGLGEALQGFPPVPSRWLDPDAAPGWVLPAGFGPVGSIVVTPLPGHGVPAGALVLLRRGDRASFTDQEELFARLFAARAGAAMSAARVFAQQASITDTLMRELLPPSLEQLGGVEFAGRYRPARDGERIGGDFYDVHSAISTEGDESLAVLGDVCGKGLDAAVLTGKIRTTLRALLPMAGDHHRLLSLLNRTLADSRDARFVTLVLASARREGATVRLRVTCAGHPPPLVVRADGRVEEADTHGSLIGVLPEIESAGADITLDPGETCLLYTDGIIEARGGPLGDAMFGEDRLRQSLAECANMPADAVVERIQMLASQWIGRGAHDDMAVLAITAPRGQHLAAVGGHGRGRYTA; encoded by the coding sequence ATGGCTGATCCGGTGCGCACCGCGGCGAGGGTCCCCGACACCGGCGACCGGGGCTGGGCCGCCGCGCCCATGGCAGCCCTCTGCGCCGACGCCGACGGCGTGGTCCTCGCGCTCAACGAAGCCGCCCGCACGCTCTTCCCCGCGGCCGGGCCCGGCCGCCGCCTGTCGGACACGGTGGCGGACTGGCTGGCCGGTGCGCACGACCGCCGGGCGGGCGAGGTCGTCCGCGGCGAGGCCGGCGAGCGGGCTTTCGCGGCCCACCCGATCCCGCACGGCGAGGCCGTGACGTGGTGGCTCGTCGACGAGACCGACGCCCGCGTGGCCCAGGACGCCCTGGTCCGGGAGCAGGAGCGGACCGCGTTCCTCAGCGACGCCTCCGCCGCGCTGCTGGGTTCGCTCAACCTCGAGCGCTGCATGGAGGTCGCCGCCCGGCTCGCCGCGCAGCACCTCGCGGACGCCGCCCTGGTCCTGGCGCCCACCACGGGCGGGACCTACCCCGCCGTCTCCTGCGTGCGCGGCGAGGAGCCGACGCGGTCCCGGCTGGAGATCGACCCGGACGACCTGCCCGGGCTCGGCGAGGCGCTGCAGGGTTTCCCGCCGGTGCCCTCGCGCTGGCTCGACCCGGACGCGGCGCCCGGCTGGGTGCTGCCCGCGGGCTTCGGCCCGGTCGGTTCGATCGTCGTCACGCCCCTGCCCGGCCACGGCGTCCCCGCCGGTGCCCTGGTCCTGCTCCGCCGCGGCGACCGGGCCTCCTTCACCGACCAGGAAGAACTCTTCGCGCGGCTGTTCGCGGCACGGGCCGGCGCGGCGATGTCGGCGGCGCGCGTGTTCGCGCAGCAGGCGTCGATCACCGACACACTGATGCGCGAGCTGCTCCCACCCAGCCTCGAACAGCTCGGCGGCGTCGAGTTCGCCGGCCGCTACCGCCCGGCCCGCGACGGCGAGCGGATCGGCGGCGACTTCTACGACGTGCACTCGGCGATCAGCACCGAGGGCGACGAGTCGCTGGCCGTGCTCGGCGACGTCTGCGGCAAGGGCCTCGACGCGGCCGTGCTGACCGGGAAGATCCGCACCACGCTGCGCGCGCTGCTGCCGATGGCGGGTGACCACCACCGGCTGCTGAGCCTGCTGAACCGCACGCTCGCCGACAGCCGGGACGCCCGCTTCGTCACGCTCGTGCTGGCCTCGGCCCGCCGCGAAGGCGCCACCGTGCGGCTGCGGGTCACCTGCGCGGGGCATCCGCCGCCCCTGGTCGTCCGGGCCGACGGCCGGGTCGAGGAGGCCGACACCCACGGCAGCCTGATCGGCGTGCTGCCGGAGATCGAGTCGGCCGGCGCGGACATCACGCTCGACCCGGGCGAGACGTGCCTGCTCTACACCGACGGGATCATCGAAGCGCGGGGCGGCCCGCTCGGGGACGCGATGTTCGGCGAGGACCGGCTCCGGCAGTCGCTGGCCGAGTGCGCGAACATGCCGGCCGACGCCGTGGTCGAGCGGATCCAGATGCTCGCGTCGCAGTGGATCGGCCGCGGCGCCCACGACGACATGGCCGTGCTGGCGATCACCGCGCCGCGCGGCCAGCACCTGGCCGCGGTCGGCGGCCACGGCCGCGGGAGGTACACGGCATGA
- a CDS encoding cobalamin B12-binding domain-containing protein → MSTPTRTPGVAEHAERLWAAVTTGDEYAAGDVVVQALADGADPESLLLDVIGAVQRKVGQEWAANRLTVAQEHAATAINDRVIATFGYVLKRPEPHLGRVTVACVDGEWHAMPARLLAEVLRLRGFQVDYLGAQVPAPHLVAHLHRTGPDAVALSGSIATRLPTAHATITACQAAATPVIAGGAAFGPDGRYARLLGAEAWAPDARSAADRLAEPLPRPHAGHQPLDDLPHLADQEYTLVTRSSGRLVKSVLAGLEERIPAMRTYTDLQRQHTAEDLAHIVEFLATSLYVGDSELFTGFLTWTAGILTARGVPAASLVPALDLLEAELRDFPRATGLLRAARTHLADPAAGSGLSA, encoded by the coding sequence ATGAGCACCCCCACCCGCACGCCCGGGGTGGCCGAGCACGCGGAACGGCTCTGGGCCGCCGTCACGACCGGCGACGAGTACGCCGCCGGCGACGTCGTCGTCCAGGCGCTCGCCGACGGGGCCGACCCGGAGAGCCTGCTGCTCGACGTGATCGGCGCGGTCCAGCGCAAGGTCGGGCAGGAGTGGGCGGCCAACCGCCTCACCGTCGCGCAGGAACACGCGGCGACCGCGATCAACGACCGCGTCATCGCGACCTTCGGGTACGTGCTGAAGCGACCGGAACCGCACCTCGGCCGGGTCACCGTCGCCTGCGTCGACGGCGAGTGGCATGCGATGCCCGCCCGGCTGCTGGCCGAGGTGCTGCGGCTGCGCGGCTTCCAGGTCGACTACCTCGGCGCACAGGTACCCGCCCCGCACCTGGTCGCCCACCTGCACCGCACCGGGCCGGACGCCGTCGCGCTGTCCGGGTCGATCGCCACCCGGCTGCCGACCGCGCACGCCACGATCACCGCGTGTCAGGCCGCCGCGACGCCGGTCATCGCCGGCGGCGCCGCGTTCGGCCCCGACGGCCGGTACGCCCGGCTGCTCGGCGCCGAGGCGTGGGCGCCGGACGCGCGCTCGGCCGCCGACCGGCTGGCCGAACCGCTCCCCCGCCCGCACGCCGGGCACCAGCCGCTCGACGACCTGCCGCACCTGGCCGACCAGGAGTACACGCTGGTCACGCGCAGCTCCGGCCGGCTCGTCAAGTCCGTGCTGGCCGGCTTGGAGGAGCGCATCCCGGCCATGCGGACCTACACCGACCTGCAGCGCCAGCACACGGCCGAGGACCTCGCGCACATCGTCGAGTTCCTGGCGACCTCCCTGTATGTCGGCGACAGCGAGCTGTTCACCGGCTTCCTGACCTGGACCGCCGGGATCCTCACCGCGCGGGGCGTCCCGGCCGCGTCGCTCGTGCCCGCCCTCGACCTGCTCGAGGCGGAGCTGCGCGACTTCCCGCGGGCCACCGGGCTGCTCCGCGCCGCGCGCACGCACTTGGCGGATCCGGCCGCCGGATCGGGGCTGTCGGCATGA
- a CDS encoding STAS domain-containing protein — translation MTSGLTCTWTATDGATARVAIAGELEFATARLLLHLVTDRLADHPGVRDVRLDCGGIAFCDSSGLSTLLLVHRAVTGAGSRLYLDNRPPALDRLLALTGTTTYLTGESADSRARRDS, via the coding sequence ATGACCAGCGGGTTGACCTGCACCTGGACCGCGACGGACGGCGCGACGGCGCGCGTCGCGATCGCCGGCGAGCTCGAGTTCGCCACGGCCCGGCTGCTGCTGCACCTGGTCACCGACCGGCTGGCCGACCACCCGGGGGTGCGGGACGTGCGGCTCGACTGCGGCGGGATCGCCTTCTGCGACTCCTCCGGGTTGTCCACCCTGCTGCTGGTCCACCGGGCGGTCACCGGCGCGGGTTCGCGGTTGTACCTGGACAACCGGCCGCCCGCGCTCGACCGCCTGCTGGCTCTCACCGGGACGACGACGTACCTGACCGGCGAGTCAGCGGACTCCCGCGCCCGGCGCGACTCCTAG
- a CDS encoding MBL fold metallo-hydrolase, with product MKIHHLNCGSVRQVEAPGLPTAHAVNHCLLAETEHDGLVLVETGLGLDDIRDPTGTLGGDWVTMAQPLLAEDETAVRQVARLGFAPEDVRHVVVTHLDVDHCGGLPDFPHARVHVLAAELDAALAEAPSFRYRPAHWAHGPEWETYEPPSGDDWFGFASVPLTGLSANIRLVPLGGHTAGHAGVAVHDGTRWLLHCGDAYYYHRELVADPEPHPVLDIVQTRSEVHHDLRLGTQARLRELARRHGDEVTIFSAHDPWELDRLGVAAGA from the coding sequence ATGAAGATCCACCACCTCAACTGCGGGTCCGTGCGGCAGGTCGAAGCCCCCGGACTGCCCACCGCGCACGCGGTCAACCACTGCCTGCTCGCCGAGACCGAGCACGACGGCCTCGTGCTCGTCGAAACCGGTCTCGGCCTCGACGACATCCGTGACCCCACCGGCACCCTGGGCGGCGACTGGGTCACCATGGCCCAGCCGTTGCTGGCCGAAGACGAGACCGCCGTCCGGCAGGTCGCCCGGCTCGGCTTCGCGCCCGAAGACGTGCGGCACGTCGTCGTCACCCACCTCGACGTCGACCACTGCGGCGGCCTGCCCGACTTCCCGCACGCGCGGGTCCACGTGCTCGCCGCGGAGCTGGACGCGGCGCTCGCCGAGGCGCCGAGCTTCCGCTACCGGCCTGCACACTGGGCGCACGGCCCGGAATGGGAGACCTACGAGCCGCCCTCCGGCGACGACTGGTTCGGCTTCGCGTCGGTGCCACTGACGGGTCTTTCGGCGAACATCCGGCTCGTCCCGCTCGGTGGGCACACCGCGGGCCACGCCGGGGTCGCGGTGCACGACGGCACGCGCTGGCTGCTGCACTGCGGAGACGCGTACTACTACCACCGCGAGCTGGTGGCCGACCCGGAGCCGCACCCCGTGCTGGACATCGTGCAGACCCGTTCGGAAGTGCACCACGACCTGCGCCTGGGCACGCAGGCCCGGCTGCGCGAACTGGCGCGGCGGCACGGCGACGAGGTGACGATCTTCAGCGCCCACGACCCGTGGGAACTGGACCGCCTAGGAGTCGCGGCGGGCGCGTGA
- a CDS encoding MerR family transcriptional regulator — MTLLDIAEVAEKSGLAPSALRFYEKRGLVEPAGRNGLRRTYHPDVLRRLDLVACARGAGFTIAEIARFLVATPSDDALRERMAVKATELDDTIDRLTRMRDSLRHAATCDHVPLVECPGFKAAIG, encoded by the coding sequence ATGACCCTGCTCGACATCGCCGAGGTCGCCGAGAAATCCGGCCTGGCGCCCTCGGCACTGCGGTTCTACGAGAAGCGCGGGCTCGTCGAACCGGCCGGCCGCAACGGCCTGCGCCGCACGTACCACCCGGACGTCCTGCGCCGGCTCGACCTCGTGGCCTGCGCCCGCGGCGCCGGGTTCACGATCGCGGAGATCGCCCGGTTCCTCGTGGCGACGCCGAGCGACGACGCGCTGCGCGAGCGGATGGCGGTCAAGGCGACCGAGCTCGACGACACCATCGACCGGCTCACCCGCATGCGCGACAGCCTCCGCCACGCCGCGACCTGCGACCACGTGCCGCTGGTCGAGTGTCCCGGCTTCAAGGCGGCGATCGGCTAG
- a CDS encoding MMPL family transporter: MNEKPRRLRWLIPALLVIAWLGLGGFGGPFAGKLSEVAKNDNAAFLPRSAEATEVSDEQKAFTPRQVLPATVVAERTTGLTADDRRFLDAKARELGGIPGVVGPLGKPEQAPRDDQAVQLSVPIFADGNPADVVKEVRAHLEGAPAGLTVLVTGPAGQIADLVKAFGGIDGILLLVAGGVVALILIAVYRSPLLPFLVLLSAVFALGLASLVVYLLAKNDVLALNGQSQGILSILVFGAATDYALLTVARFREQLRDTPSRFEALKLAWRATLEPIAASAGTVVLGVLCLLFSDLNSNKGLGPVAAIGIGAALLASTTFLPAVLALCGRGAFWPFKPALGSPHPETAGIWGRVARLVGRRPRTVWVVTALVLGVGVAFLPQLKASGTAQSDVFLTQVESGTGQEVLGRHFPGGLGAPAITIADAGALPAVLKASTMDGVAKSFPLPGPDGQPKVVNGRVQILSVLNDPADSEAAVATVGKLRDAVHAIPGADAKVGGPTAIQLDTQQTSKHDRALIIPIVLLVIFLVLALLLRSLLAPLLLIATVVLSFAATMGVSALVFNHILDFPGADPVVPLFGFVFLVALGIDYNIFLMTRVREEALARGTREGTLRGLSLTGGVITSAGVVLAATFSALAVIPILFLAQIAFIVAFGVLLDTFLVRSLLVPALTVDVGRRIWWPSALARKS, translated from the coding sequence ATGAACGAGAAGCCGCGCCGCCTCCGCTGGTTGATCCCCGCCCTCCTGGTGATCGCCTGGCTCGGGCTGGGCGGGTTCGGCGGGCCGTTCGCCGGCAAGCTCAGCGAAGTCGCGAAGAACGACAACGCCGCCTTCCTGCCGCGCTCGGCCGAAGCCACCGAGGTCTCCGACGAGCAGAAGGCCTTCACCCCGCGCCAGGTGCTGCCCGCGACGGTCGTCGCCGAGCGCACCACCGGCCTGACCGCCGACGACCGCCGGTTCCTCGACGCCAAGGCCCGGGAACTGGGCGGCATCCCCGGCGTCGTCGGCCCGCTCGGCAAGCCGGAGCAGGCCCCGCGGGACGACCAGGCCGTGCAACTGTCCGTGCCGATCTTCGCCGACGGCAACCCCGCCGACGTCGTCAAGGAGGTCCGCGCGCACCTCGAGGGCGCCCCGGCCGGGCTCACCGTGCTGGTCACCGGGCCGGCCGGGCAGATCGCCGACCTGGTGAAGGCGTTCGGCGGCATCGACGGCATCCTGCTGCTCGTCGCCGGCGGGGTCGTCGCGCTGATCCTCATCGCGGTCTACCGCAGCCCGCTGCTGCCGTTCCTGGTGCTGCTCTCGGCGGTGTTCGCGCTCGGGCTCGCCAGTCTCGTCGTCTACCTGCTGGCCAAGAACGACGTCCTCGCGCTCAACGGCCAGAGCCAGGGCATCCTCTCGATCCTCGTGTTCGGCGCGGCGACCGACTACGCGCTGCTGACCGTCGCGCGGTTCCGGGAACAGCTCCGTGACACGCCCAGCCGCTTCGAGGCGCTGAAGCTCGCCTGGCGCGCGACGCTCGAACCGATCGCCGCCTCGGCGGGCACCGTCGTCCTCGGCGTGCTGTGCCTGCTGTTCAGCGACCTGAACTCGAACAAGGGCCTCGGCCCGGTGGCGGCGATCGGCATCGGCGCCGCGCTGCTGGCGTCCACCACATTCCTGCCCGCCGTGCTGGCCCTCTGCGGCCGCGGCGCGTTCTGGCCGTTCAAGCCGGCGCTCGGCTCGCCGCACCCGGAGACCGCGGGGATCTGGGGCCGGGTGGCGCGCCTGGTCGGCCGCCGGCCGCGCACGGTCTGGGTGGTGACGGCGCTGGTGCTCGGCGTCGGCGTCGCGTTCCTGCCGCAGCTCAAGGCGTCCGGCACCGCGCAGTCCGACGTCTTCCTCACCCAGGTCGAGTCCGGGACCGGGCAGGAGGTCCTCGGCCGGCACTTCCCGGGCGGGCTCGGCGCGCCCGCGATCACGATCGCCGACGCCGGCGCGCTGCCCGCCGTGCTGAAGGCATCCACAATGGACGGAGTGGCGAAGTCGTTCCCGCTGCCCGGCCCGGACGGACAGCCCAAGGTCGTGAACGGCCGCGTGCAGATCCTCTCCGTGCTGAACGATCCGGCGGACTCCGAGGCGGCGGTCGCGACGGTCGGCAAGCTGCGCGACGCCGTGCACGCGATCCCCGGCGCGGACGCGAAAGTCGGCGGCCCGACGGCGATCCAGCTCGACACGCAGCAGACGTCGAAGCACGACCGCGCGCTGATCATCCCGATCGTGCTGCTGGTGATCTTCCTCGTGCTGGCCCTGCTGCTGCGCTCGCTGCTCGCGCCGCTGCTGCTGATCGCGACGGTGGTGCTCTCCTTCGCGGCGACGATGGGCGTGTCCGCGCTGGTGTTCAACCACATCCTGGACTTCCCGGGCGCGGACCCGGTCGTGCCGCTGTTCGGGTTCGTCTTCCTGGTGGCACTCGGGATCGACTACAACATCTTCCTGATGACACGGGTCCGGGAGGAGGCGCTGGCCCGCGGCACGCGCGAGGGCACGCTGCGCGGGCTCTCGCTGACCGGCGGGGTGATCACCTCGGCCGGCGTGGTGCTCGCCGCGACGTTCTCCGCGCTCGCGGTGATCCCGATCCTGTTCCTCGCCCAGATCGCGTTCATCGTCGCGTTCGGCGTCCTGCTGGACACCTTCCTGGTGCGGTCGCTGCTGGTGCCCGCGCTGACCGTCGACGTCGGGCGGCGCATCTGGTGGCCGTCCGCGCTCGCCAGGAAGAGCTAG
- a CDS encoding MarR family winged helix-turn-helix transcriptional regulator, which translates to MTVTTTPEPDLSTWPTGRLLAVAARLVEHRWAAVLDGMGLTHAGLIALHTLRDGPLPQRTLAQRCQVTDQTMSRTLDRLAKAGFVARAPDPADGRRHLTRLTPSGRAVHERAVRAEPALLGVLGEDDAFRAGLLDVITRLSAADRDQPVT; encoded by the coding sequence GTGACGGTGACCACAACCCCCGAACCCGACCTGAGCACGTGGCCCACGGGCCGCCTGCTGGCCGTGGCGGCGCGCCTGGTGGAGCACCGCTGGGCGGCGGTGCTCGACGGCATGGGGCTCACCCACGCGGGGCTGATCGCGCTGCACACGCTGCGCGACGGGCCGCTCCCCCAGCGGACGCTGGCCCAGCGCTGCCAGGTGACCGACCAGACGATGAGCCGCACCCTCGACCGGCTCGCCAAGGCGGGGTTCGTCGCCCGGGCGCCGGACCCGGCCGACGGGCGCCGGCACCTGACCCGGTTGACGCCGTCCGGCCGGGCGGTCCACGAACGGGCGGTGCGAGCCGAGCCCGCGTTGCTCGGCGTGCTCGGCGAGGACGACGCGTTCCGCGCCGGACTGCTGGACGTGATCACCCGGCTGTCCGCGGCGGATCGAGACCAACCGGTGACCTGA
- a CDS encoding DUF4360 domain-containing protein — MLGMLVVAGMILSALAAPVDSAAASAPTEKITLDIKTINGSGCPAGTATASADVASDNTSFTVHYTNFTAKAGGGASALDARKNCQINVLVHVPQGFTYAIAEAEYRGYAHIESGASALEQANYYFAGTSPTARVRHTYPGPFHGVWRATDTTDVAALVFAPCGEDRNLNINAELRADAGTSSGTTYIEMDSEHASVDTIYHFAWKTC; from the coding sequence ATGCTCGGTATGTTGGTCGTAGCCGGAATGATTCTGTCCGCCCTCGCCGCACCCGTCGATTCCGCGGCGGCATCGGCTCCGACCGAAAAGATCACGCTCGACATCAAGACCATCAACGGGTCCGGGTGCCCAGCCGGCACCGCCACGGCGTCGGCCGACGTCGCGTCCGACAACACGTCGTTCACGGTGCACTACACGAACTTCACCGCCAAGGCCGGCGGTGGCGCGTCCGCGCTCGACGCCCGGAAGAACTGTCAGATCAACGTGCTCGTCCATGTGCCGCAAGGGTTCACGTACGCGATCGCCGAGGCGGAGTACCGCGGCTACGCGCACATCGAGAGCGGGGCGAGTGCGCTCGAGCAGGCCAACTACTACTTCGCCGGGACGTCACCGACCGCCCGGGTCCGGCACACGTACCCGGGCCCGTTCCACGGCGTGTGGCGCGCGACGGACACCACCGACGTCGCGGCGCTGGTGTTCGCCCCGTGCGGCGAGGACCGCAACCTGAACATCAATGCGGAACTGCGGGCGGACGCGGGGACCTCCTCCGGGACGACCTACATCGAAATGGATTCCGAACACGCGAGTGTCGACACGATTTACCACTTCGCGTGGAAGACCTGCTGA
- a CDS encoding spermidine synthase: MPTIHEPVGAGLTRVWEVDDVLFSARTPYQEVLIGKTAQGISLFCDGERQSTEASQLVYHEALMVPALLLAEQVRRVLIIGSSEGVASQLAVAAGASHVDHVDIDEQAVRACAEHLPYGYATEDLAPGDGPVRVSFEDGWAFLAAAEARGDTYDVVVIDLPDENTDADAQHNRLYGKDFLVRCARLLAPGGVVTCQAGCPTLWRNETLLASWRRFREAFGTVLYFGSDEHEWAFLSGRVDRVDEPGALVARRFAARGSGAVTLDAETLLGGATPPYSLRHDTGPDQR, translated from the coding sequence ATGCCCACGATCCACGAACCGGTCGGCGCCGGCCTCACCCGCGTCTGGGAGGTCGACGACGTCCTGTTCAGCGCGCGCACGCCGTACCAGGAGGTGCTGATCGGGAAGACCGCGCAGGGGATTTCGCTGTTCTGCGACGGGGAGCGCCAGAGCACCGAAGCGAGCCAGCTGGTCTACCACGAGGCGTTGATGGTGCCCGCGCTGCTGCTGGCCGAGCAGGTGCGGCGGGTGCTGATCATCGGATCGAGCGAGGGCGTCGCCTCCCAGCTGGCGGTGGCCGCCGGGGCTTCGCACGTCGACCACGTCGACATCGACGAGCAGGCGGTACGGGCCTGCGCCGAGCACCTGCCCTACGGCTACGCGACCGAGGACCTCGCGCCCGGCGACGGGCCGGTCCGCGTGTCCTTCGAGGACGGCTGGGCTTTCCTGGCCGCGGCCGAAGCCCGGGGCGACACCTACGACGTGGTCGTGATCGACCTGCCGGACGAGAACACCGACGCCGACGCGCAGCACAACCGTTTGTACGGCAAGGACTTCCTCGTCCGGTGCGCGAGACTCCTGGCTCCGGGCGGAGTGGTGACCTGCCAGGCGGGCTGCCCGACGCTGTGGCGCAACGAGACGCTGCTCGCGTCGTGGCGGCGGTTCCGCGAGGCGTTCGGGACGGTGCTGTACTTCGGCTCCGACGAGCACGAGTGGGCCTTCCTCTCCGGCCGCGTGGACCGTGTCGACGAGCCGGGCGCGCTGGTGGCGCGGCGGTTCGCGGCGCGGGGGAGCGGCGCGGTGACACTCGACGCCGAAACGTTGCTCGGCGGCGCGACACCGCCGTATTCGCTCCGGCACGATACTGGTCCAGACCAGAGGTGA